A genomic region of Candidatus Methylomirabilota bacterium contains the following coding sequences:
- a CDS encoding penicillin-binding protein activator, with protein sequence MKRVGIGLCLVIAVLLGSTLAPPRRAVGQGDPIKIGVIQPLSGPVAASGNYIRMGAEIARDWVNARGGVLGRQVQLLIEDNKSDPKEAATAAEKLIVRDKVPVLVGAWGSSMTLAAMPKLEEYGVPMIVETSSAATITKRGNPWVFRISPPSEMEAVGLEKYMKDLGIKQADFLAVNTDWGRGSVTAFGDLLKRSGSTVGSVEFMEQAATDMNAQITKVKAGSADTLFLTTSVEQITLVLKQAQEQRLVRKVITTGGSSSPSQLIKQAGPAAEGSMHILFFLPWFPEAMPDGKLAKAFVDEWNKRGHPFEGLTEGFRGHDGVMTAVEGLKAAGKPDPKAVREALWTVSLMGVNGPIKFEKDGPAGKESGQSKPSIFLVQIKDGKIALPAFAAKK encoded by the coding sequence ATGAAGCGAGTGGGGATCGGTCTCTGTCTCGTGATCGCGGTGCTCCTCGGCTCGACGCTGGCGCCTCCGCGGCGCGCCGTCGGCCAGGGTGATCCCATCAAGATCGGCGTCATCCAGCCGCTGTCGGGCCCGGTGGCCGCCTCGGGCAACTACATCCGCATGGGCGCCGAGATCGCCCGCGACTGGGTCAACGCGCGCGGCGGCGTGCTCGGCCGCCAGGTCCAGCTCCTGATCGAAGACAACAAGTCCGATCCGAAGGAAGCCGCCACCGCGGCCGAGAAGCTCATCGTGCGTGACAAGGTGCCGGTGCTCGTGGGCGCGTGGGGCTCGTCGATGACGCTTGCCGCCATGCCCAAGCTCGAAGAGTACGGCGTGCCGATGATCGTGGAGACTTCGAGCGCCGCCACCATCACCAAGCGCGGGAATCCGTGGGTCTTCCGCATCAGCCCGCCCAGCGAGATGGAGGCGGTGGGCCTCGAGAAGTACATGAAGGATCTCGGGATCAAGCAGGCCGACTTCCTCGCCGTCAATACCGACTGGGGCCGGGGCTCGGTGACGGCGTTCGGCGACCTCCTGAAGCGAAGCGGCAGCACGGTGGGCTCGGTCGAGTTCATGGAGCAGGCCGCCACCGACATGAACGCGCAGATCACCAAGGTGAAGGCGGGCTCGGCCGACACCCTGTTCCTCACCACCAGCGTCGAGCAGATCACCCTCGTGCTGAAGCAGGCCCAGGAGCAGCGCCTGGTCCGGAAGGTCATCACCACGGGCGGGAGTTCCTCGCCGTCGCAGCTCATCAAGCAGGCGGGCCCGGCGGCGGAAGGCTCGATGCACATCCTCTTCTTCCTGCCGTGGTTCCCTGAGGCCATGCCCGACGGCAAGCTCGCGAAGGCCTTCGTGGACGAGTGGAACAAGCGCGGCCACCCGTTCGAAGGGTTGACCGAGGGCTTTCGCGGTCACGACGGGGTGATGACCGCGGTGGAGGGCCTGAAGGCGGCGGGCAAGCCCGACCCCAAGGCGGTGCGCGAGGCGCTCTGGACGGTGAGCCTCATGGGTGTCAACGGGCCCATCAAGTTCGAGAAGGACGGGCCCGCGGGCAAGGAGAGCGGCCAGAGCAAGCCCAGCATCTTCCTCGTCCAGATCAAGGACGGGAAGATCGCGCTTCCGGCCTTCGCCGCCAAGAAGTAG